Within the Enterobacter bugandensis genome, the region CCGCCAGGCGGACGGGTTTGTCTTGATGATGGGTTTCGCTGGCGGGGCGACGGTTAAAGGCCACGTCGCGCCCGACCATCAGGCGGATCAGCTGTTCGACGTTGGTCTCCGCCACCGCGCCGGTGCCGGTGAAGCGGCCGTCCTGAAATACGGTGAAGCGATCGCAGAGCTGAAAAACTTCGTGCAGGCGGTGGGTAACGTAAATAATGCTCACGCCGCGGTTTTTAAGCTCCCGCACCACGCGGTGCAGGCTTTCCACCTCGCTGTCGCTCAGCGCGGCGGAAGGTTCGTCCATGATGATCAGGCGAGCGTTGAGGGTCAGCGCCCTGGCTATCTCCACCATCTGCTGCTGGGCGACGCTCAGACGGGCGACAGGCGTGGTCGGCGCAACGTTTAGCTGCAGGTAATCGAGAATGACCTGCGCCTCCTGATTTACCGCCCTTTCGTCGACGATCAGGTTCCGTTTACGCGGCTCGCGCCCGAGAAACATGTTTTCCGCGACGGTCATGTTGGGCAGCAGGTTGAATTCCTGATAGATGGTGATAATGCCCTTGTTCTGCCGTTCCACCGGGGAGTCGTCCACCGGCAGCATTTCGCCGTTGAACCAGATATCCCCGCGGGTTTGCGGCTGCGCGCCCGCAAGCGCCTTCAGCAGCGTGGATTTTCCCGCTCCGTTTTCCCCCAGCAGGGCGTGGATCTCCCCCGCGCCGACGGTCAGCTGGGCGCTGCTTAGCGCCCAGACGCCGGAAAAGCTTTTTGCCAGGTCGGTCACTTTCAGTAAGGGTTGCGACATCGGTCTGCTCCTCCTCATGTTGAGCCGCCAGAGGCGGCTCGGGACATATCAGTTACCGGCCTCACCGATACGCTCAGCCTGCTGCAGGTTCTCTTTGGTGATAAGCGTTGGCGGGTAGTCGGCCCCGGTGATGGCTTTCTTCTCGCGCACGTTGGCCACCAGCTGGCTCATCGCCGTCTGCACCGCAAAGCCCGGACGCTGATCCGCCGTTACCGCCAGCCAGCCGTCGCGCACGCGGGCCAGCGCTTCCGGCACCGCATCAAAGCCGGTCACGAGGATTTCACCCGGCTTCACGCCCTGGCTCTGCAGGGCTTCAATCGCACCCAGCGCCATATCGTCGTTGGCGGAGAGGATCACCTGCGGGCGTTTCGGTAGCGAAGGCAGCACGCTTTCGACGATGCGCATCCCTTCGGAACGCATCCAGTTGCCGGTCTGATCGGCGACGATCTTGTACTTATCCCCGCCCGCCTTCAGGCTGTCGCGGATCCCTTTGGTGCGTTCAATATTGGAAGAGGAACCCGGCTGGCCGGTGAGCAGGATGATCTCTGCCCCGTCGGGGAATTTGGTTTTGACGAAGTCGCCAATCGCCTGGCCGCCTTTGTAGTTGTTGGCGCCAAAGTGGGGCACTTTCTTCTGGCTGTCGACGGAGCGGTCAAGGGTGACCACCGGCAGCTTTGCATCCTGAATTTCATCCACCGCGCTGGAGACCGCGTTCACGTCGTTCGGGGAGACGATAAAGCCCTGCGCCCCGCGGGTGATTGCGTTTTCCAGGTCAGCCACCTGCTTGGGTGAACTGCCCTGCCCGTCCAGTACCTGAAGCTTCACGCCCATCTCTTTCGCGGCTTTCACCGCCGTACGCTGCATGTGAACCTCAAACGGCATGGCCAGGTTTGGCGTACTGAAAACAATCTGCTCGTTTTCGGCGAGGGCGGCCCCGGACGTCATGGCGATGAGGGCGGCTAAGATCAGTTTTTTCATTATTATGTCTCTCTGTGTAGGGTTGTTGTGTTTAGAGGACGATCTCGCGCTGGCTACGCAGCGACTCCAGCGCTTTATCCGCGAGGTACAGCGCACGTTCACCATCATCGCCGCTGCAGTCAGGCACCGCTTCGCCGCGCAGGACCGCAACAAAGTGTTCCCATTCCGCGGCGTAAGCGGATTTGTAGCGCTGCAGGAAGAAGTGTTCCGGCAGCGCGCTGGTGCAGCCCTGTTTGCCGTAGTGCTGCACCTGGTTTTCCAGAATATTGCCGGCGCACAGCAGCCCTTCGGAGCCGTGCAGCTCCAGGCGCTGGTCGTAGCCGTAAGAGGAGCGGCGGCTATTGACGATGGTCGCCATCGCGCCGGAGGCATATTTCAGAACGATAAACGCGGTATCGATATCCCCCGCCTCGCCAATCGCCGGGTCCACCAGGTTACTGCCCTGGGCATACACCGACACCGGCTCTTCGCCCATGATGAAACGGGCCATGTCGAAGTCGTGAATGGTCATATCGCGGAACATGCCGCCGGAGACGCGCACGTACTCCGCGGGCGGCGGAGACGGGTCGCGGGAGATGATCAGCAACGATTCCGGCTTGCCGATGCGCCCGGCCTGGGCATCGGTTTTCACGCGGCGGAACTGCGGGTCAAAGCGGCGGTTAAAGCCGATGAACAGCGGCACGTCGTACTCTTTAACCACTTTCAGGCAGTCGCGCACGCGGGCGAGGTCGAGGTGTACCGGCTTTTCGCAGAAGATAGCCTTGCCGTGGCGGGCGGCCATTTCAATCAGATCCGCGTGGGTGTCGGTGGCGGAGGCGATCAGCACGGCGTGAACGTTAGGGTCGGTCATCGCCTCACTCACGCTCTGCTGGCGGGCCTGATACTGTGCGGCGAGACGGGTGGCAAATTCCTGATTCGGGTCAACCACGGACCAGAGCGTGGTCGCGCCGTGGCTGGCGATGTTAGCTGCATGTACCTGGCCAATTCGGCCAGCGCCCAGTAAAGCAATGTTAAACATAACGGCTCCCGGTGTTGATGAATGCTGTGAACTAACGACCCTATAAATAAAACATTTATTTCATTTTTATAAATAGTGAAAATTATGTTTTTGAGTGCGGGTTAACACTTTTGAGATGTATGAGATAATTTTTGTTATCAATCTCACAACATGAAAGAAGGTACTGCTCACCCCTCACCCCGGCCCTCTCCCCAAAGGAGCGAGGGAGAAAAGAGTGCACCACCCCATCCCCTCTCCACTTTTGGGAGAGGGTTAGGGTGAGGGGAAAATGAAATGAAAATTTCGTTAAGACAGGAAAACTCAATACTGACGGGCTTTTTTCACCTGCGCCTGCGTTTGCTCCGCGGCCTCACGCACGGCAGACGACTCTGCCACCTGCGCGTCACCGGTTCGCCACCACGAGGCGTAGTCATGGGTCATGGTCTTCGGCAATACCTTGATGTCCAGCAGCGTCGGGCCCGGATGGGCGCGTGACGCCTCAAGCGCCGCCAGCAGGCTCTGCTCGTCGTTCACCCGCCACGCGCGACAGCCGTAGCTTTCCGCGTTTTGCGCAAAATCGACTTTCACCAGCTGCCCGTCAAGCCGCCCGGTTTCCGGGCTGCGATGGCGGTTTTCCGTGCCGAAGCTGCCCATCCCGTGCCCCATCTGCAGGTTGTTAATGCAGCCGAAGCTGGCGTTATCAAACAGCAGAACGGTGACCTTAATGCCCTCCTGCACGGCGGTTTGCAGCTCGGAGTGCAGCATCATGTAGGAGCCATCCCCCACCATGGCGTAAACCGGCTGCCCGGGGCGGGCGAGCTTCGCGCCGATGGCCGCCGCAATCTCGTAGCCCATGCAGGAGTAGCCGTACTCCAGGTGATAGCTGTCCGGCGTTTTGACCTGCCAGAGGCGCTGTAAATCTCCCGGCAGCGAACCGGCCGCGCCCACCACGATGGCGTTATCTTCCACATGCTGATTGATCAGCCCCAGCACCCGCGTCTGGGTCAGGCGGGTGTTGAGCGTCTCGCCGTATTCCGTCAGCTGCGCGTCCAGATGCCCCGCCACTTCGGGCGCGTCGTCCGGATGCCACTGGCGATCCCACAAGCGGCGGCACTCATCGCGCCACGCGGATTTCGCCTGGGCGATCGCCTCTCCCCAGCCGCTGCGGTAATCGCCGAGCGCGTGGGTTAAGGCCTGGAGCCCGGTTTGGGCATCGGCAATCAGCGCGGTGGCGTCCAGCTTCAGGGCGTCAAACTCGGCCACGTTCAGCAGCAGGAATTCGACGTCCGGGTGGGAAAAGAGCGCCTTGGAGCCGGTGGTAAAGTCGGTCAGGCGCGTGCCGACGCCAATCACTAAGTCAGCCTGTGGCGCGAGCTGGTTGGCGGCCATTCCGCCCGTCACTCCTACGCCGCCGAGGTTAAGTGGGTGGTCACTTACCAGCGCCCCCTTCCCGGCCTGCGTTTCGGCAAACGGCAGCTGCAGCGTCTCGACAAATTCGCGAAACGCCTCATGCGCGCCGGAGTAACGCACGCCGCCGCCGCACACCACCAGCGGACGGCGCTTGCGGGCGATCAGCGCCCGCGCCTGCGCCAGTCGCTGCGGATCGGGCGGACGGCGTTCGATGTGGTGCACCCGACGCGCGAAGAAGCTTAGCGGGTAGTCCCACGCTTCCCCTTGCACGTCCTGCGGCAGACAGAGGGTCACCGCTCCGGTATCTGCGGGGTCAGTAAGCGTTCGCATCGCGCTTAGCATGGCGCTCATGAGCTGCTCGGGGCGGTTGATGCGGTCCCAGTAGCGGGAAACCGGACGGAAGCAGTCGTTGGTGCTGATGCTGAGATCGTGATACTGCTCGATCTGCTGCAGCACCGGGTCCGGCTGGCGGCTGGCGTAGATATCACCCGGCAGCAGTAAAAGCGGGATGCGGTTCGCCGTGGCGGTGGCCGCTGCCGTGACCATATTGGCGGCGCCCGGCCCGACTGAGGAGGTGACGGCAAAAATGCGCTGGCGGCGGTGCTGTTTGGCGAATCCCGTCGCCATGTGGGCAATGCCCTGCTCGTTGCACCCCTGCATGATTTTCAGATGACCGGGATCCTGCTCCAGCGCCTGGCCAATACCCAGCACGTTGCCGTGCCCAAAGATCGTCGCCACGCCCTCCACAAAGGGCGTTTCGTTGCCGTCAACGCTGACATACTGTTGATTCAGGAACCGGACCAGCGCCTGGGCCATGGTCATACGTTCGGTTTGCATAATACCTCCTGTCAGCCCAGCGTCGGCATGGAGAAGGCAGCGCCTGTCTCCTGCTGCATTTCCGGCCAGCGCGCGGTGATGGTTTTCATTCGGGTGTAGAAACGCACGCCGTCGTTGCCGTGCACGTTGAGCGCGCCAAAGATGGAACGCTTCCAGCCACCGAAACTGTGGAACGCCATCGGCACCGGGATCGGCACGTTGACCCCCACCATGCCCGCCTGCACCTCTTCGCAGAAGCGGCGCGCGCAGCCGCCGTCACGGGTGAAGATCGCCGAGCCATTACCATATTCATGGCGGTTAATGAGGTCCACCGCGCTGGCGTAATCTGCTACGCGCACCACAGAAAGCACCGGGCCAAAAATCTCTTCTTTATAGATGGTCATCTCGGGTGTGACGCTATCGAACAGCGTCGGCCCGACGAAGTAGCCCTGCTCGTGGCCCTTCACGCTGAAGCCGCGCCCGTCCACGCGCAGTTTCGCCCCCTGCGCTTCCCCGCTGTCGATATAGCCCAGCACCTTGCTGCGGTGCGCGGAGGAGATAAGCGGCCCCATTTCGTTTTCCGGCGTCTGGTCCAGCCCCGGCCCGACGCGTAGCGCTTCAATCTGTTTTTCCAGCCGGGTGCAGAGGTCATCGGCGGTTTTATCCCCCACCGCCAGCACCACTGAAAGCGCCATGCAGCGTTCCCCCGCCGCGCCGTAGGCCGCGCCCATGATGGCGTTGGTCGCCATCTCCATGTCGGCATCCGGCATTAAAATGCAGTGGTTTTTCGCGCCGCCCAGCGCCTGACAGCGCTTACCGTGGGAGGAGGCGGTCTGGTAAATGTATTCGGCAATCGGCGTGGAGCCGACAAAGCTCACCGCCTGCACGCGCGGGTCGGTCAGGAG harbors:
- the iolG gene encoding inositol 2-dehydrogenase, translating into MFNIALLGAGRIGQVHAANIASHGATTLWSVVDPNQEFATRLAAQYQARQQSVSEAMTDPNVHAVLIASATDTHADLIEMAARHGKAIFCEKPVHLDLARVRDCLKVVKEYDVPLFIGFNRRFDPQFRRVKTDAQAGRIGKPESLLIISRDPSPPPAEYVRVSGGMFRDMTIHDFDMARFIMGEEPVSVYAQGSNLVDPAIGEAGDIDTAFIVLKYASGAMATIVNSRRSSYGYDQRLELHGSEGLLCAGNILENQVQHYGKQGCTSALPEHFFLQRYKSAYAAEWEHFVAVLRGEAVPDCSGDDGERALYLADKALESLRSQREIVL
- the iolD gene encoding 3D-(3,5/4)-trihydroxycyclohexane-1,2-dione acylhydrolase (decyclizing) yields the protein MQTERMTMAQALVRFLNQQYVSVDGNETPFVEGVATIFGHGNVLGIGQALEQDPGHLKIMQGCNEQGIAHMATGFAKQHRRQRIFAVTSSVGPGAANMVTAAATATANRIPLLLLPGDIYASRQPDPVLQQIEQYHDLSISTNDCFRPVSRYWDRINRPEQLMSAMLSAMRTLTDPADTGAVTLCLPQDVQGEAWDYPLSFFARRVHHIERRPPDPQRLAQARALIARKRRPLVVCGGGVRYSGAHEAFREFVETLQLPFAETQAGKGALVSDHPLNLGGVGVTGGMAANQLAPQADLVIGVGTRLTDFTTGSKALFSHPDVEFLLLNVAEFDALKLDATALIADAQTGLQALTHALGDYRSGWGEAIAQAKSAWRDECRRLWDRQWHPDDAPEVAGHLDAQLTEYGETLNTRLTQTRVLGLINQHVEDNAIVVGAAGSLPGDLQRLWQVKTPDSYHLEYGYSCMGYEIAAAIGAKLARPGQPVYAMVGDGSYMMLHSELQTAVQEGIKVTVLLFDNASFGCINNLQMGHGMGSFGTENRHRSPETGRLDGQLVKVDFAQNAESYGCRAWRVNDEQSLLAALEASRAHPGPTLLDIKVLPKTMTHDYASWWRTGDAQVAESSAVREAAEQTQAQVKKARQY
- a CDS encoding sugar ABC transporter ATP-binding protein gives rise to the protein MSQPLLKVTDLAKSFSGVWALSSAQLTVGAGEIHALLGENGAGKSTLLKALAGAQPQTRGDIWFNGEMLPVDDSPVERQNKGIITIYQEFNLLPNMTVAENMFLGREPRKRNLIVDERAVNQEAQVILDYLQLNVAPTTPVARLSVAQQQMVEIARALTLNARLIIMDEPSAALSDSEVESLHRVVRELKNRGVSIIYVTHRLHEVFQLCDRFTVFQDGRFTGTGAVAETNVEQLIRLMVGRDVAFNRRPASETHHQDKPVRLAVKGLSREKPPLDPHGIALHDISFHVHAGEVLGIAGLVGAGRTEVARCLFGADAFTSGSFELDGVPYQPRDPLYALDQGVALVPEDRKKEGAVLGLSIRDNLSLSCLSSLLQWRWFVNTRKEDDLIESYRQALQIKMVNSAQEVRKLSGGNQQKVILARCMALNPRVLIVDEPTRGIDVGTKSEVHQVLFDMAKKGVAVIVISSDLPEVMAVSDRIITLSEGRVTGEIHGDDANEERLMTMMAINHNALNAA
- a CDS encoding sugar ABC transporter substrate-binding protein, with the protein product MKKLILAALIAMTSGAALAENEQIVFSTPNLAMPFEVHMQRTAVKAAKEMGVKLQVLDGQGSSPKQVADLENAITRGAQGFIVSPNDVNAVSSAVDEIQDAKLPVVTLDRSVDSQKKVPHFGANNYKGGQAIGDFVKTKFPDGAEIILLTGQPGSSSNIERTKGIRDSLKAGGDKYKIVADQTGNWMRSEGMRIVESVLPSLPKRPQVILSANDDMALGAIEALQSQGVKPGEILVTGFDAVPEALARVRDGWLAVTADQRPGFAVQTAMSQLVANVREKKAITGADYPPTLITKENLQQAERIGEAGN
- a CDS encoding CoA-acylating methylmalonate-semialdehyde dehydrogenase, translating into METVANFIHGECVTGSGQRVQAIFNPATGEQIRQVVMSTAQETEQAIAAAQQAFPAWARQAPLKRARVMFRFKALLEENMTRLARIISEEHGKVFSDAVGELTRGLEVVEFACGIPHLQKGEHSANVGTGVDSHSLMQPLGVCAGITPFNFPAMVPMWMFPIALATGNTFVLKPSEKDPSLALALAQLLKEAGLPDGVFNVVQGDKESVDVLLTDPRVQAVSFVGSTPIAEYIYQTASSHGKRCQALGGAKNHCILMPDADMEMATNAIMGAAYGAAGERCMALSVVLAVGDKTADDLCTRLEKQIEALRVGPGLDQTPENEMGPLISSAHRSKVLGYIDSGEAQGAKLRVDGRGFSVKGHEQGYFVGPTLFDSVTPEMTIYKEEIFGPVLSVVRVADYASAVDLINRHEYGNGSAIFTRDGGCARRFCEEVQAGMVGVNVPIPVPMAFHSFGGWKRSIFGALNVHGNDGVRFYTRMKTITARWPEMQQETGAAFSMPTLG